From Limibacter armeniacum, one genomic window encodes:
- a CDS encoding sulfatase family protein produces the protein MKQKLRITISGTLILFLLKLPFLSNAQERPNILWINCDDLGREISCYGNTDVHTPHMDQLASEGVMFLNAYANAPVCSSSRSSQITGMYPTAINSLNHRTIEKQPLPEGIVPIMEIFQQQGYFCTNDWAHNMNKEGKQDYNFLGDNFFDGTDWKQRAEGQPFFAQVQIHEPHRVFKKDHERPINPDHVQLPDCYPDHPIIRKDWSMYLESVQIADKRVGEIIERLEKENLLENTIIILFGDHGRPHLRDKQWLYEGGLAIPLIVRYPKKFEPKTKRKDLISLVDVTASTLALAGIEVPAYMHGKEVLLGETRMYMYGFKQRCGDAVDDIRSITDGRYKLIWNRMPDRPYMQLSSYKKLQYPAFTVYNVMYEEGVLKAPFDQMMREVRPAFELFDLQNDPNELVNLTEDKKYNHVKNRLKKKLVSTLAEVEKNMQEESSEAIQKAIEGSQEYYKKAMQKRQLSENATDKQILEYWENTLLESN, from the coding sequence ATGAAACAGAAGTTGAGGATTACTATAAGTGGGACTTTAATTCTTTTCCTTCTCAAATTACCGTTCCTGAGTAATGCTCAGGAACGTCCCAATATTCTTTGGATTAACTGTGATGACTTGGGAAGGGAGATAAGCTGTTATGGAAATACGGATGTGCATACGCCTCATATGGATCAATTGGCATCGGAAGGAGTAATGTTTTTAAATGCATATGCCAATGCCCCTGTATGTTCGTCCAGTCGATCTTCCCAAATTACGGGGATGTACCCCACTGCGATCAACAGTCTAAACCACAGGACGATTGAAAAGCAACCTTTGCCAGAGGGGATTGTACCCATCATGGAAATATTTCAACAGCAGGGATATTTCTGTACCAATGATTGGGCGCACAATATGAACAAAGAGGGAAAGCAAGATTACAACTTCTTGGGCGATAACTTTTTTGATGGAACAGATTGGAAACAAAGGGCTGAAGGGCAACCTTTTTTCGCTCAAGTACAAATACACGAGCCTCATCGTGTATTTAAAAAGGATCATGAACGTCCCATAAATCCTGATCATGTACAGTTGCCCGACTGTTATCCTGATCATCCTATTATACGAAAGGATTGGTCGATGTATCTTGAAAGTGTGCAGATCGCAGATAAGAGAGTGGGGGAAATCATCGAGAGACTGGAAAAGGAAAACCTACTCGAAAATACAATCATTATCCTGTTTGGCGATCACGGTCGTCCACATTTAAGAGATAAGCAATGGCTTTATGAAGGAGGTTTGGCAATTCCTCTGATTGTTCGTTATCCTAAAAAATTTGAACCGAAAACAAAGCGTAAAGACTTGATCAGCCTTGTAGATGTGACGGCAAGTACTTTGGCTTTAGCAGGGATTGAAGTACCTGCGTATATGCACGGAAAAGAAGTGCTTTTAGGAGAAACACGAATGTATATGTATGGTTTTAAGCAGCGATGTGGAGATGCGGTAGATGACATTCGCTCCATTACAGATGGACGATATAAGCTGATTTGGAACCGTATGCCGGACAGACCTTATATGCAGTTGAGTTCTTATAAAAAACTACAGTATCCTGCTTTCACAGTGTATAACGTCATGTATGAAGAAGGTGTATTGAAAGCACCTTTTGACCAAATGATGAGAGAAGTACGCCCAGCATTTGAGCTTTTTGACTTACAAAATGATCCCAATGAATTGGTAAATCTTACTGAGGATAAGAAATACAATCATGTCAAAAATAGACTAAAGAAGAAGCTTGTGAGTACCCTTGCTGAAGTGGAGAAAAACATGCAGGAAGAGTCATCTGAAGCCATTCAAAAGGCTATCGAAGGATCGCAGGAATACTATAAAAAAGCAATGCAAAAAAGACAGCTTTCAGAAAATGCTACAGACAAACAAATCTTAGAGTATTGGGAAAACACTTTGTTGGAATCAAATTGA
- a CDS encoding glycoside hydrolase family 117 protein gives MKKYIYLIALWTISACSTPQVKVGSTQEAEVGYPWDIPQTKPDRPLSAAMERLYDNYLTPRPEDNELFSSFKYTKIKGLDYNDGDGTISRRDPSKIIKENGKYYVWYTRRATSTPPRGGKLANDTIPSTDWDLSEIWYATSEDGFTWEEQGVAVTRPEKPNAGYRSVSTPDILKWKGKYYLFYQGFYDASGSKGGKKGGDNCPVAASYADSPDGPWTHANKEIIPNGKSGTWDQFSIHDPYPLVRDGKIHVYFKAAYGDRPEYLVGNGLAIADNPLGPYEKHPLNPLFNSGHETCLFPFKEGIAALTIRNGNEANTIQYAPDGVNFNIASVTSLMPTAAGPYVPDAFTDTKDGRGISWGFATLPTTEKTSRKATAFWHVLIVT, from the coding sequence ATGAAGAAATATATCTATTTAATCGCATTATGGACGATCAGTGCTTGTTCAACTCCACAAGTAAAAGTGGGTAGTACGCAAGAGGCTGAAGTAGGCTACCCGTGGGACATTCCACAAACGAAACCCGACCGACCGTTGAGTGCAGCGATGGAAAGGCTTTACGACAACTACCTGACTCCAAGACCGGAGGACAATGAACTGTTTTCAAGTTTCAAATACACCAAAATAAAAGGGTTGGACTACAACGATGGAGATGGTACTATCTCCCGTCGGGATCCTTCCAAAATCATCAAGGAAAATGGAAAATACTATGTGTGGTATACCCGAAGAGCCACTTCTACACCCCCAAGAGGAGGTAAATTAGCCAATGACACCATCCCTTCGACAGATTGGGACCTGAGTGAGATCTGGTATGCGACAAGCGAAGATGGCTTTACTTGGGAAGAGCAAGGTGTGGCCGTGACGCGCCCCGAGAAGCCAAATGCCGGTTACCGCTCGGTGTCTACACCGGATATTTTGAAATGGAAAGGGAAGTACTATCTGTTCTACCAAGGATTTTATGATGCAAGCGGTAGTAAGGGAGGTAAAAAAGGTGGAGATAACTGTCCTGTTGCCGCTTCTTATGCTGACTCGCCGGACGGACCGTGGACACACGCCAACAAGGAAATCATCCCAAATGGAAAGTCAGGTACGTGGGATCAGTTTTCCATTCATGATCCATACCCGTTGGTTCGGGATGGAAAAATCCATGTGTACTTTAAGGCAGCTTATGGAGATAGACCTGAGTACTTGGTGGGGAATGGCTTAGCAATAGCAGATAATCCGTTAGGTCCTTATGAGAAACATCCATTGAATCCGCTTTTCAACTCAGGACACGAAACCTGTCTTTTCCCTTTCAAGGAAGGAATTGCTGCGTTAACCATCCGTAATGGAAATGAGGCAAACACTATTCAATATGCTCCTGATGGGGTCAATTTCAATATCGCTTCGGTGACTTCTTTGATGCCTACGGCAGCTGGTCCGTATGTGCCCGATGCATTCACCGATACCAAAGACGGAAGAGGAATTTCCTGGGGCTTTGCCACTTTACCAACTACGGAAAAGACAAGTCGAAAAGCTACAGCATTTTGGCACGTTTTGATTGTGACTTGA